The Pleurodeles waltl isolate 20211129_DDA chromosome 6, aPleWal1.hap1.20221129, whole genome shotgun sequence genome has a segment encoding these proteins:
- the GFAP gene encoding glial fibrillary acidic protein isoform X1 has protein sequence MSSYRRRFGGETTSVFVNQSPAYTPHRRLRSTNPSPRVSLTRVAGTSMSPLSTFRPTQDKVDFILADALNPDYKETRTNEKVEMMELNDRFASYIEKVRFLEQQNKVLVTELNQIREKEPTHLGDIYQEELRDLRRQLDQLANAKARTEIERDNLAEDVEKLRRRLQDEINLRSEAENNLSSYRQDVDDASLIRVDLERKIESLQDEINFLKKVHDEELRELHDQLTHQQVHIEKDLVKPDLTAALREIRVQYESLASSNLQETEEWYKSKFAEMTDAAARNNEALRQAKQEANEYRRQLQSLNSEMEALRGTNESMERQMREMEDRFAAESSNYQDTVNHLEDDIRSLKDQMTRHVQEYQDLLNVKLALDIEIATYRKLLEGEESRITVPVQTFSNMQIRETSLDSKLPIETQRKRTIVVKTVETRDGEIIKESTQEQKDVE, from the exons ATGTCTTCATACCGACGCAGGTTCGGCGGAGAGACCACCAGCGTCTTTGTCAACCAGAGCCCAGCCTACACCCCACATAGGCGTCTGCGCTCTACCAACCCCAGTCCACGGGTGTCCCTGACCAGAGTGGCAGGCACCAGCATGAGCCCCCTCTCCACCTTCCGGCCGACGCAGGATAAGGTGGACTTCATCTTGGCTGATGCCCTCAACCCTGACTACAAGGAGACGCGCACCAACGAGAAGGTGGAGATGATGGAGTTGAACGACCGCTTTGCCAGCTACATCGAAAAGGTGCGTTTCCTGGAGCAGCAAAACAAGGTGCTGGTGACCGAGCTCAACCAGATCCGGGAGAAggagcccacccacctgggtgacatCTACCAGGAGGAGCTGAGGGATCTGAGGCGACAGCTGGACCAGCTGGCCAATGCCAAGGCCCGGACAGAGATCGAGAGAGACAACTTAGCAGAGGATGTAGAGAAGCTGAGGCGTAG GTTACAAGACGAGATTAATCTTCGCTCGGAAGCTGAAAACAATTTGTCTTCATACAGACAG GATGTGGATGACGCATCCCTGATCCGTGTAGATCTGGAGAGGAAAATTGAATCTTTACAGGATGAGatcaactttctgaagaaagtccacGACGAG GAGCTGCGAGAGCTGCATGACCAGCTGACCCATCAACAGGTTCACATCGAAAAAGACTTGGTGAAGCCTGACCTGACCGCTGCGCTGCGGGAGATTCGTGTTCAGTACGAGTCTCTGGCGTCCTCCAATCTACAGGAGACTGAGGAATGGTATAAATCCAAG TTTGCTGAGATGACCGATGCAGCAGCGCGTAACAATGAAGCTTTGCGGCAGGCTAAGCAAGAAGCCAACGAGTACCGGCGCCAGCTCCAGAGCCTCAACAGTGAAATGGAGGCACTTCGAGGAACG AATGAGTCAATGGAGAGGCAGATGCGGGAGATGGAAGATCGCTTTGCTGCGGAGTCCTCCAACTACCAGGACACAGTGAACCACCTTGAGGATGACATACGAAGCCTTAAAGACCAGATGACACGGCACGTACAGGAGTACCAGGACCTCTTGAATGTAAAGCTGGCTCTCGACATCGAAATTGCCACTTATCGTAAACTCCTAGAAGGAGAGGAGAGTAG gatcactgTCCCTGTGCAAACCTTCTCCAACATGCAGATTCGAG
- the GFAP gene encoding glial fibrillary acidic protein isoform X2: MSSYRRRFGGETTSVFVNQSPAYTPHRRLRSTNPSPRVSLTRVAGTSMSPLSTFRPTQDKVDFILADALNPDYKETRTNEKVEMMELNDRFASYIEKVRFLEQQNKVLVTELNQIREKEPTHLGDIYQEELRDLRRQLDQLANAKARTEIERDNLAEDVEKLRRRLQDEINLRSEAENNLSSYRQDVDDASLIRVDLERKIESLQDEINFLKKVHDEELRELHDQLTHQQVHIEKDLVKPDLTAALREIRVQYESLASSNLQETEEWYKSKFAEMTDAAARNNEALRQAKQEANEYRRQLQSLNSEMEALRGTNESMERQMREMEDRFAAESSNYQDTVNHLEDDIRSLKDQMTRHVQEYQDLLNVKLALDIEIATYRKLLEGEESRITVPVQTFSNMQIRDHQGVDAGAERRGVGCKPWKGGSRT, from the exons ATGTCTTCATACCGACGCAGGTTCGGCGGAGAGACCACCAGCGTCTTTGTCAACCAGAGCCCAGCCTACACCCCACATAGGCGTCTGCGCTCTACCAACCCCAGTCCACGGGTGTCCCTGACCAGAGTGGCAGGCACCAGCATGAGCCCCCTCTCCACCTTCCGGCCGACGCAGGATAAGGTGGACTTCATCTTGGCTGATGCCCTCAACCCTGACTACAAGGAGACGCGCACCAACGAGAAGGTGGAGATGATGGAGTTGAACGACCGCTTTGCCAGCTACATCGAAAAGGTGCGTTTCCTGGAGCAGCAAAACAAGGTGCTGGTGACCGAGCTCAACCAGATCCGGGAGAAggagcccacccacctgggtgacatCTACCAGGAGGAGCTGAGGGATCTGAGGCGACAGCTGGACCAGCTGGCCAATGCCAAGGCCCGGACAGAGATCGAGAGAGACAACTTAGCAGAGGATGTAGAGAAGCTGAGGCGTAG GTTACAAGACGAGATTAATCTTCGCTCGGAAGCTGAAAACAATTTGTCTTCATACAGACAG GATGTGGATGACGCATCCCTGATCCGTGTAGATCTGGAGAGGAAAATTGAATCTTTACAGGATGAGatcaactttctgaagaaagtccacGACGAG GAGCTGCGAGAGCTGCATGACCAGCTGACCCATCAACAGGTTCACATCGAAAAAGACTTGGTGAAGCCTGACCTGACCGCTGCGCTGCGGGAGATTCGTGTTCAGTACGAGTCTCTGGCGTCCTCCAATCTACAGGAGACTGAGGAATGGTATAAATCCAAG TTTGCTGAGATGACCGATGCAGCAGCGCGTAACAATGAAGCTTTGCGGCAGGCTAAGCAAGAAGCCAACGAGTACCGGCGCCAGCTCCAGAGCCTCAACAGTGAAATGGAGGCACTTCGAGGAACG AATGAGTCAATGGAGAGGCAGATGCGGGAGATGGAAGATCGCTTTGCTGCGGAGTCCTCCAACTACCAGGACACAGTGAACCACCTTGAGGATGACATACGAAGCCTTAAAGACCAGATGACACGGCACGTACAGGAGTACCAGGACCTCTTGAATGTAAAGCTGGCTCTCGACATCGAAATTGCCACTTATCGTAAACTCCTAGAAGGAGAGGAGAGTAG gatcactgTCCCTGTGCAAACCTTCTCCAACATGCAGATTCGAG